A window of Blastocatellia bacterium genomic DNA:
AATTGGCACAGTAGCACATAAATTAGAAGACTTAATAGCTTTATGGGGAGGGGTAAATGTTGAGTCAACTATAGAAATTCTGGATTTGCTACTTTTTGGAATTGATTCTCTAACTGATATGTTAGAACGTAAACGTCAATGGGTACATGCTCCTTTAGAAATAGACTCTATAGTTGACCGAATTGAAGGCTTTGTTGGTAAGCATGTAAAAAGTAGAAATCTATCAGATAAACAAATTGATATAGAACTTAAGTTAAATGAGTACCAAAAGCTACGTATTAAAACAGCACTACAAAATGAACCAGTAGAATTATGTAAGCTAGTAGCAAGATTTGATATAGATTGCTCAATGCATGGGGCAGGACTTTTAATATTACTTAGAGAAATAAGTAGGGTTGGGGAAATAGTAGCAAGCTTTCCTGATATTGAAGATGAGCAAGTAGAAGAACTAGATAAAGTTATAATAATACTTTTGGCAGAAGATTTACCAAGAATAGAAAAAGTTGCTAATGTAGTAGGTGTAACTAGTGAAGTTACTATTACAAAAATAAAAGTTGCAGATGTAGAAGGGCTTTTTTCTGAGCAAGAATCAAAGTTATTGTATCAGTCAACAGAGCAAGATAAGCCTAAAGAGATATCTATAGATATTGATTTATCAAAAGATATTGATTTATCCAACAAAATTGTAAAACCAAATAATTTAGCTAAAGAACAAACAATAGAAACACAAAATATTGTCCAACAAAGTAAAGAAAATTTAGCGGTTGAGTTATTAAGGGTTAGTGTTGATAAAGTTAACTTATTAATGGATTTAGTCGGAGAATTAATAATTAATCGGTCAATGTTAAATCAAATAAGCCAACAATTAAAAACTGAGTTTTCTAAAAACCCTAGGATAAATCGTCTAGTAGACATAGATGCGCAGTTAGGAAGACTTTTAGGACAAATGCAAAAGGCTGTTTTAGAAGTAAGAATGATTTCTTTAGATCAAACTTTTAATCGCTTTTTTCGTGTAATTCGGGATTTAGCTAAAGAAGGTGGAAAACAAATAGAACTATTAATTATTGGTGAAGAAACAGAATTAGACAAACGTGTAGTAGATATTATTTATGAACCTCTTTTGCATTTGGTACGTAACGCGGTTGATCATGGGATTGAACCTATTGAAGAAAGAATCAAAAATAATAAATCCCCTCAAGGAAAAATTATACTAGAGGCATATCATCAAAGCGATCAAGTAGTTATAAAGATTCAAGATGATGGTCGTGGTATTGATATAACAAAATTAAAAGAAAAGGCTGTAGAGAAAAAATTACGTACAAAAGCAGAGATTGATTTACTATCCGATCAAGAAGCATATGATTTAATGTTTTTAAGTGGCATATCTACTGCGAGCCAAATAACAAACGTGTCTGGCCGTGGTGTTGGGATGGATGTAGTAAAAATGGTTGTTTCTGACCTAAAAGGGAGCATTGAAGTTAGTAGTGTTTTAGGTAAGTCAACAGTATTTACTTTAATACTACCTTTAACCTTAGCTATTATTAAAGCAATGCTCTTTAGTTTAGGGGAGAGAGTTTTTGCGCTACCTCTTAATAGTATAGTAGAAATAATTAGATTAAATAAAGAAGATATTCAACAAATAGGTAAGCATAAAGTATTAAGTAAACAAGATACACTGTATTCATTAATAGATTTAAGTGCAATACTTTTAGGTAATAAGCAAGATTCCACTAATGCCATTACCCTAGTAATTGGACTAGGAGAAAGGCGAATTGGAGTTGTAGTAGAAAAAGTAATAGGTGAAAAAGAAATAGTTGTAAAAGCAGTTGATCAACAATGGATAACTTCTGATTTAGTTACAGGGGCATCAATTTTAGGGGATGGGCGTATTGTACTAATTCTTGATGTTGGAGCAATATTTAGACGAAGTAGTT
This region includes:
- a CDS encoding chemotaxis protein CheA; translation: MKEDSGFFSPEELETLMLFFLDQAATLLDNANQSLLRLETRFDDVESLSQLQRTLHTLKGDANSVGFGEIGTVAHKLEDLIALWGGVNVESTIEILDLLLFGIDSLTDMLERKRQWVHAPLEIDSIVDRIEGFVGKHVKSRNLSDKQIDIELKLNEYQKLRIKTALQNEPVELCKLVARFDIDCSMHGAGLLILLREISRVGEIVASFPDIEDEQVEELDKVIIILLAEDLPRIEKVANVVGVTSEVTITKIKVADVEGLFSEQESKLLYQSTEQDKPKEISIDIDLSKDIDLSNKIVKPNNLAKEQTIETQNIVQQSKENLAVELLRVSVDKVNLLMDLVGELIINRSMLNQISQQLKTEFSKNPRINRLVDIDAQLGRLLGQMQKAVLEVRMISLDQTFNRFFRVIRDLAKEGGKQIELLIIGEETELDKRVVDIIYEPLLHLVRNAVDHGIEPIEERIKNNKSPQGKIILEAYHQSDQVVIKIQDDGRGIDITKLKEKAVEKKLRTKAEIDLLSDQEAYDLMFLSGISTASQITNVSGRGVGMDVVKMVVSDLKGSIEVSSVLGKSTVFTLILPLTLAIIKAMLFSLGERVFALPLNSIVEIIRLNKEDIQQIGKHKVLSKQDTLYSLIDLSAILLGNKQDSTNAITLVIGLGERRIGVVVEKVIGEKEIVVKAVDQQWITSDLVTGASILGDGRIVLILDVGAIFRRSSLSVATK